TATACAGTTGTTATAATCTGCGGGATTTTAACTACTAATTTAAGACTTTATTGTTGTGGATTGTATACTAAGACCaggcattttcttttaaaaataataataaagtttcaTGGGTCAGACTGTGGGACCTCCTTTAGGAGCCCTTAATTGCATTTGGACAGATTTGCATAGTCTTCATTGATGAAAGGCACTTGGCATCCGAGATCACAATCAATGGATGACAGATTGCCTAtgctttttctttcaatatccTTTATTGTGTACTAAGAGATCAATCATTCATTTCGATGTGGGTACACTTGGAGACCTAATTATGTTCTAAGATCCTTTTCATTTGCCTTTTGATCATGAAATGTGAACAGTCAGTCTTTGCCAATCAGTTCTCCATGTGTTGTTGGACCCACCTGATCTGCGAGAATTGAATCCGAAGttcctaaaagaaaaaagaattgaatCCCAAGTTTCATTCATACCAGATTTCTTATGGATGCTGTCCTTTTAGTCATATAAAAAAGAAtcataatattatcttaaagagGATAATTGCGaattaaaagacaattttactGTGGTTAGCATGATAAACTTGagaatgatttgaagatgttATTCATTAATCTTCCAATCATTCATTTTGCAGGGACCTGGCGGTGTCACTGTGAAGAAAACCGGTCAAGCTCTGATCTTTGGGATCTATGACGAACCAATGACTCCGGGACAGTGTAACATGGTTGTTGAGAGGTTGGGAGATTATCTCGTTGATCAGGGCCTGTAGATCCCCAAATCAAATTCATATGGTTTCCTTAGTATTCTTCCATATTGGGTGATGAATTGCTACTATAATTGCTGCTGGATAAATAAGTGTGTGAGGACAGAGTGattatttttggttatttagttttttgttttcttccacTCAAATTCCTTCATGCGCCCCTAAAGCTCATTTGTATTGCagttttgaatttgttgagtGTCTTCGGATATTGTTGTTACGTATTATGTGGTGAGAATTTTTTTGAGTAAACGAGTTTCCATGTGTGATGtgtcttattattattattatcgtttttcttttctttttaaattaactcCCAGTACGTGGATAAGGCGAAATTCGCTTAAAAGGGACGAGTAACCATATTTAACGGCGAAGTGTCGTTAGGAAACGGTAATTGcgatttcatttttgttaacgTTAACGGCAATTTTGTCGTCAGCTAACGGGAAGTTAAATAATCATAACTTCACGGTAAGTGAAGCAGAAACAACACAAACGCAGTTACCAGAGCAGAATGGTAGCTCAATATCAAATTTGTTCAAcgaaaaaaaaatgttgctcAAAAACTGAGCCAAATTTTTTACGAAACCAAACAGGCCTAGCCTAAATGGGCCAGATTTTGGGCCTCCAACCCATATATTGGTAAACCCTAATCCCAATTTTGTTGAATTGCATCAATTATCAACTCTATTTCCTTAATTTCATAATATGATGTGGTTCCTCATACAAGATTATgctatgaattaaataaaagcaatgttatatgtgtatattttttatatataatttgattatataaataatatatcattatgtaattagatattattttatctttaaattaaaatcattcaatcatataatgacacatcatccgtatatctaaattatatatcaaatatgtgtatgtatagttttattaattaaatattatggaTATGCTCttactccttttttttttaattattacaattacATGGGGTATATAATAacatgaaaaagtaatttttattattttttttacaatattatatattagcCCATTTCTTTATCCATTGTATTCTAGAATCAATCTGGGATAATATTTGACTTGATCCAATCAATTATTCAACACACGAAAAAATCTCTATTATTGAACTTAATTTAATATCTGGTATGATAAAATTAAGGATTATAATATTGTGGACATAAATGAGAGGTTCATCTTCAAAAATGATGTGAACTTGTGGTGGGTGTTGTGTCAATCAAATCCTGAGTTTTTGCCTTGTACCAAACCTTTGCTTTGCTTTTGCAATTTGGGCATAGGCGGGCTAAAATGTAGAAGAAACTGTATTTGAGgtgattttgatttgacaaaGGAAAAGAGAAGGTCGGTGTATGTGTGGGTATAATAAGAGATGGTGACACTAAACGGATGGCTTCAAAGCTATAAAGcttatccttttttttaagtACAATGTACAAACGCAACGCAACCATGAAGATTCATTTCCAATCTCCTGGATAAGGCCTTGCCCATGATATTAACATGCCTAAAACACATCACTCAGCTAATCCTCTTCTTTGATGCATCAGAATTCTGTGTTATCTAAataaaactctctctctctctttctctctctctctctatatatatatatatatatatatatatatataaaataatgattgaataattttaattataataaaataatattcaatcacatgataacacataatatataaatctaattatatacttaaaaaatatatacacataacattatttttttaaaataaagaaatcacAAATACTAGACGCTATCTCAAAAACATTAATACTAAAAAACGTGAAGACATAATATTGCTTTTTTAAGGTAAGGAAATTAAAAATACTACACATCATCTCAAAAGCATGGAAACTCCATTTGTCAAGGTGTGATGGAAGCATTTTCCTTAGAAAATGACCAACCTCATCCATGTTCTCCTTTGGCATATCTTCTTGTGTGTAAATACTGTTAATGATCTTCAAACAACTATATATTCATTCATGTTCCAGTTATCATTTGATCGGATGCTCTATTCATGGATTCCGAAGGTGGGCAAAATTTGCTGCAAAGTTCCTGCTTCATGGGGCtgcatgataataataataacaacagcAAAAGTGCAAAACATGAAGGTCGTTGGATGATTATGAGTAAAGATGTTGAAGTTGATCATGAAGATGACTATACTAACATCtcattatcttcttcttcttcgtcttcatcaCTTGGAGATTCCAATGGAtcaacatcttcttcttcaGAGTTGGTTGATGAtgcttcttcttcaacatcTTTGTTTGAATTCTCAGACCTCATGGCTCAACTCCCCATCAAGTAAGTACTCTAAAAATAACATGACAAACTtagttgtatatattattatttatgctaaAGAAtgattgttttgtattttacaGGAGAGGGCTTTCTAATTTTTTCCGAGGGAAGTCTCAGTCTTTCACATCTCTGTCAAGATTGAAGAGCATAGAAGACTTGGCAAAGAAAGAAAGTCCAtacagaaagaaaatgaaggcaTGTAAAAGTTATGGGGGTGGATTGGATGGTTACAAATCATATACTCTTGAACCAAAGGCCACCATATCAAAGAAGTCTTCAAGaagttctttttcttcatcttttcccGGTAAACGAAGCACTTTTCTAGCTAGCGGTAGGCCTCCTCCAGCTCCTGTACAGAAGAACTTCAGGTTGTTTTGATCTGTAAACTTATCAAACTAATCCCACTTGAATGATTTGAGAGCAATTAGTGTTGTGAGTTGCAAATTTTACGATAAAGTCCCATTATGAAAGGGAAAAGGTAAGATTGTAAACATACATTCAATAGCTCTAAAATCTCTAAACATATGCAGGCTAGCTAAATCTTGAGTATTGGTTATTATCCACTGTGTCTTTCCAATTAAATTAAGTAATCATCATGTTTAAGGCATCCATGTTTGTGCTCAaggaattttatatttatgttatgattCTCCAATCAAATAATAATCAGCTCCAATTGATGtatcaataacaaaaatatgaaaaagaaatatagatCATTTGAAGCATGATTTTATTGAGgatattatgattttgttgtttgaatGTTTATCTCTTTATCATGAGATTGTTCCAATAGAGACAATTAAAAAAGGTTTAAGATTCATAACATTGCTTGTTGAGGTAAAAGTTTATGGGTGTTTGTTCTttctaacaaattaattatatgccATAAATAGTTAGCCACCCAAAAAGTTAATCAAGCACTTGGATAGAAAGTTAACATTGCTTGGTGTTTGAATGTTTAACTCTTTATCCTTAGATTGTTCCAATAGATACAAGTAAAAAAGGTTTAAGATTCATAACATTGCTTGTTGAGGTAAAGGTTTATGGGTGTTTGTTTCTttctaacaaattaattatatgccATAAATAGTTAGCCACCCAAAAAGTTAATCAAGCACTTGGATAGAAAGTTAACATTGCTTGGTGTTTTAATGTTTATCTCTTTATCCTTAGATTGTTCCAATAGATACAAGTAAAAAAGGTTTAAGATTCATAACATTGCTTGTTGAGGTAAAGGTTTATGGGTGTTTGTTTCTTTCTAACAAATTAATTGTATGCTATAAATAGTTAGCCACCCAAAAAGTTAATCAAGCACATGGATAGATAGACTCACAAGATATGAATCAGAAAGCATTTTCAAAACCATGTTCCAGCTTTATTGAATTATACCTGAAACTATGTTCTAGCATAAATACCATCTTAAAACAATGTTCTTCTCCTCCTTGTCTTATTACTCTCTTTATAACATTATCTACTTGATCATGGAATCCACTTCACACACAAATATTCAATATACAACAACATCAACCTATCAACTTCAACATTAGCTTATGGTAATCATTGTAACTTCagatatataaaaagaaaaattctgcaaaaagcaaaagaaaaagattagtAAATAGGGTTTTAGAAGGAAGtgaagattaattaattatcatataatgataGGAAATATTAATCAGCTCCTATAAAGTGAGAATAGAATAAATTTACAGCTaagaatcatcattttctccAATGATTCTCAGTGGAAACAGGCttaatataaaacaacattcaTATGGCTTAAATTGGGAAGAATTCATGGAGATGTGATTGCACGGTTTCGGAGTCTGCTTGATCTCCTCACTGAACTTATAACCTCCTTTGCCTCTCCATCTCGACCATCCTGTTTTAACACAGACAACAAGAATCCAAATTGGTTTTAACCAGCACAAacgttaaaaaaattttgaatgtggggatgaagcaaaacaaaacAACCTCTTAATGAAAACTAGTTAACTTTTACAAGACTGAAGGGCAGCATGTGATAGAACCTTACctcctttaaaattttcttcccaGGTGTAAAGTCTCCACAGGAGAAGAAATTCGTGTTAGAGAACTCTGAGAAATCTGACTGAGCCCGACTAGAAACTGAGGGAATAGAATGCCTGCTCACTGCACTTTCTTCAATTGTACTTTTTTTCATGCCACGCTTTCTAAGGGAGGAACTAACCTCCCCCACCTCAAATTCAGGTAGCAACTCAATTGATGGCCCTCGGTTCTGGTAAATATCTTTAGAATCCTTCACTATGGTATTGACCAAGTTCAAAGAACTCGAAAACGAGTCAACAAATTTGACATGAGGAAATTCCTCTTTCTCTTTAGGAGTTTCTGAGATACATTTCTGTATTACCCCAGATTCATTATGGCAAGGCGTTATGATCAGAGGAGATTTTTCAATGGtatttctcttcttcttaaGGTTAAAAACCATTAACAAAGATACTATAACCCCTAAATGTAAAGCAACACCTACCACTGCCATAAAAGTATTATCAGTTTCAATTTGCTCCAAAAGCCCCTC
This genomic interval from Mangifera indica cultivar Alphonso unplaced genomic scaffold, CATAS_Mindica_2.1 Un_0033, whole genome shotgun sequence contains the following:
- the LOC123206347 gene encoding uncharacterized protein DDB_G0271670-like, which gives rise to MDSEGGQNLLQSSCFMGLHDNNNNNSKSAKHEGRWMIMSKDVEVDHEDDYTNISLSSSSSSSSLGDSNGSTSSSSELVDDASSSTSLFEFSDLMAQLPIKRGLSNFFRGKSQSFTSLSRLKSIEDLAKKESPYRKKMKACKSYGGGLDGYKSYTLEPKATISKKSSRSSFSSSFPGKRSTFLASGRPPPAPVQKNFRLF